Genomic window (Pseudomonas xantholysinigenes):
GTTGTCGTAGCCATGGTACTTGGCCTTGCCGATCAGTTTCTTGGCGACCATCTCGCCGGTGGTGCCGAGCTTGGAGGTGAGGCGGTACTTCTCGTTGTTCAGGTCCTTGTACGACTTGATCTCGCCCGCCAGTTCCTTGCGGATGAGCAGGGTCTGGCCGACGACGATGAAGGGTTCGCTGAAGTTCAGGCGCAGGTTGCGCTCCTGAGTCAGGGTCATGCCGCTGCCGATGAAGTCGAACTTGTCGGTCATCAGGGCCGGGATGATGCCGTCGTAGGCAGTGGAGACCATTTCCAGCTTGACGCCCATGGACTTGGCCATGGCCTTGAGGATGTCGACTTCGAAGCCGATGATTTCACCGCGCTTGTTGGTCATCTCGAACGGCATGTAGGTCGGGTCCATGCCCACCCGCAGGGTGCCGCGCTTGACCGCGTCATCGATGGCGCCCGCCTGGGCGGCGGTTACCGCGATCAGGGCAGTCGCGCCGACCAGCAGTCGCGACAGGAATTTCTTCATCATCAGCAAGTCCCCTAGCAAGAAATACGCAGATTTTATTGTTCGCACGGTCCTGTGGGCCGAGGCGTAATGTCGGGTGGGATGCTAACGCATGCGCAGCGCCGGACCTAGAGCCGGGGGGGACTTTGTTGGCCAAAATCGACCAGAAAGCATCGCGGGGCCAGCCCGCTCCCACGCCATCTCAATGGTGTGTGGGAGCGGGCTGGCCCCGCGATTATCGAAGCAACGGCTCAAGCCAGGGCTGGCTGGACCTGGTTTTCCGGATGCAGCGGCAACAACGGCGAGTGCGGGTCGTTGTCGATGGAGGCACGCCACACATCGATCCACGCGGCGTTGTGCTCGCTCCACACACGGTCGTGCAGGCGCGACAAAGCCACCGGATCACTGAGCAGCGCCAGGCGGGTGTTCAGGTCCAGGCCCTTGGGCCCGACCTCCAGCGCCTTGGCCACGCGCTCGGCGCGCAGGGCCTCGATTGGCGCGGCCTGGCCGTGACGCGCGGTGGCCATGGCGCAGGCCAGGGCGTTCTGCCGTGGGTCGACCACGGCGCGCACGAAACCATCGTGCAGCGCGTGCCAACG
Coding sequences:
- a CDS encoding transporter substrate-binding domain-containing protein; translated protein: MKKFLSRLLVGATALIAVTAAQAGAIDDAVKRGTLRVGMDPTYMPFEMTNKRGEIIGFEVDILKAMAKSMGVKLEMVSTAYDGIIPALMTDKFDFIGSGMTLTQERNLRLNFSEPFIVVGQTLLIRKELAGEIKSYKDLNNEKYRLTSKLGTTGEMVAKKLIGKAKYHGYDNEQEGVMDVVNGKADAFVYDSPYNVVAVEKAGAGKLLFLEEPFTYEPLAFGLKKGDYDSINYINNFLHQIKHDGTYDRIHDKWFKSKDWLKEME